The DNA sequence TCCCGCTGGGGGGACGACGTCCTGCGGCATAAACCGGACTGGCTTTCCATCAAAATCGGCATCAATGACCTGTACACGCATCTGCGCGACCCGGCCAGCGGGGTCTCCCCGGAAAAATTTGAGGAAGATTACCGGAAAATACTGCGGCGCACCCGGCGCGAATTGCCGCGCTGTAAAATCCTGCTGATCCAGCCGTTCTATATCACCCGGGAAACCTCGCGCGACAGTTTCCGCCGGCAGGTGCTTGACATCCTGCCCCAATATTTGAAGATTGTGGCCCGCATGAGCGGGGAATATAAAACGCGCCTCTTGAAGACGCATGCCATGTTTCAGAAACTATTGAAGTACTATGAGCCGGACACGTTCTGCAACGAGCCGGTGCATCCGAATTTGACGGGACACGTGGCCATCGCCTCGGCGGTGTACGATATTTTTTGCGGGAAATGGTAATTGGCCGGATCAACAACGCGGCGCTCTATTCATGGCGCAAGGGAGGAACAATGGAAAAGAAAACTTGTCGGGGAGACCATAAAGGCCATTTGTGCGTCCTCGCCAGCGCGGGGTGCCTGGAAAAAATACGCGCGCTGGCCCTCAATCCGGCTTTTATCTGCTTCAACTGCGGAAGGCTGGCCAAATCAGCTAAAAATCTCTGCAACCCCATGCCCCTTGAGAAACGCGATGAATGAAAACCGCGTAAATCTTTCGGTGGTGGTGCCGGTCTATAACGAGGCGGAAAGCGTCAAGACGCTTTGCGAGAATCTGCACCGCGCGCTTTCCAAGCTCGGCCGGTCGTATGAAATTATCCTGGTTGACGACGGCAGCACGGATAAGACCTGGGAAAAAATGCGCGAAAACATCGGCGGCAAGCCGCATTTCCGCCTTGTCAGGCTGCGCCGTAATTTCGGCCAGACGGCGGCCATGAGCGCCGGCATCCACGACGCCCGGGGCGAGATCGTCATCACCCTGGATGCCGACCTGCAGAATGATCCCGAGGATATCCCGCTTCTGCTGGAAAGGTTGGAGAAGGGCTTTGACGTGGTCAGCGGCTGGCGCAAAGACCGCCAGGACGAGGCCATCCGGAGGCGGCTGCCTTCAATGATCGCCAATGCCCTTATCAGCCGGGTTACGGCGGTGCATCTGCACGATTATGGCTGTACCCTCAAGGCCTACCGGCGCGAAGTGCTGGAGAACATAGAGCTTTACGGCGACATGCACCGCTTCATACCCGCGCTCGCAAGCTGGGTGGGATGCAGGGTTGACGAGGTGGTGGTGCGCCATCACGCCCGCCGGTTCGGCAAATCCAAGTATGGCCTCTCGCGCATCGTGAAGGTGATCCTGGACCTGATGACCGTCTCCTTCCTGCTGCGTTACAGCCGGAGCCCGATTCAAATTTTCGGCAAACTTGGCCTGCTGGTCGGCGGGACGGGGTTTTTGCTTATGCTTTTTATGGTTATCGCCAACATTGCCGCCAACTTCTTCGGGACGGAATTTGCCGCCGGGCTGTTGAAACGCCCTTTCTGGGTAATGACTTCTTTCATGCTCGTCTTTTTCGGCATTCAATTTGTCTGCATGGGCATCCTGGCGGAAATTCAGATTCGCACTTATCACGAATCCCAGGGCAAGCCGACTTACGTTGTCAGGGAAAGAATTGAATCCGCTTCCGCTTGAGATGCGGAGGAAACCGGGCCATATTTTTTCTCTTTGCGCTGGTTGCCGGCCTGTTCGGCGACCTCCGCGGCCCGGCGGCTGTTCCGAAATGGCCCGGACGGCATGATTTGTTTATGGAATTATCGCCATTATCTTCAGCGGATATTGCCATCTCCCCCGTTTACGCGATAGGAAGCATTTATTTGGCGGCGCTCTTCATCGGCGTGATCATGGACATTGTCTTGTTCTTCCGGGTCCTTTCCCAACCGTGGAGCTGGGAAAACATGGCCAGACGCATCAGGGCCGGACCGTGGCGGCCAGGGGACGCGGCCTGGATTTTCGTTCTGCTCATACTCATCCAGCTTTCCGCGGGTTTGATCCACTGGGGCGGCATTAAACTCGGCTGGTTCGCGGCGGACGCCAAGGATACGGCTGCCGCGCTTGTTCAGGGTCTTTTGTTCCACGGCATCGCCCTGTTGATTGTCTGTTGGTTTATCCGGCGGCGGAATATTTCCTGGAACGAGGCGTTCGGCATGGGTTGGCGCAATCTGAAGCCGGCCGCCG is a window from the Kiritimatiellia bacterium genome containing:
- a CDS encoding SGNH/GDSL hydrolase family protein codes for the protein MTTRIKNGDKILFIGDSITDCGRRGAERPLGNGYVKIFNDFLISCEPEKRVEIINKGIGGDRVPGLLSRWGDDVLRHKPDWLSIKIGINDLYTHLRDPASGVSPEKFEEDYRKILRRTRRELPRCKILLIQPFYITRETSRDSFRRQVLDILPQYLKIVARMSGEYKTRLLKTHAMFQKLLKYYEPDTFCNEPVHPNLTGHVAIASAVYDIFCGKW
- a CDS encoding glycosyltransferase family 2 protein — its product is MNENRVNLSVVVPVYNEAESVKTLCENLHRALSKLGRSYEIILVDDGSTDKTWEKMRENIGGKPHFRLVRLRRNFGQTAAMSAGIHDARGEIVITLDADLQNDPEDIPLLLERLEKGFDVVSGWRKDRQDEAIRRRLPSMIANALISRVTAVHLHDYGCTLKAYRREVLENIELYGDMHRFIPALASWVGCRVDEVVVRHHARRFGKSKYGLSRIVKVILDLMTVSFLLRYSRSPIQIFGKLGLLVGGTGFLLMLFMVIANIAANFFGTEFAAGLLKRPFWVMTSFMLVFFGIQFVCMGILAEIQIRTYHESQGKPTYVVRERIESASA
- a CDS encoding type II CAAX endopeptidase family protein, translated to MRCGGNRAIFFLFALVAGLFGDLRGPAAVPKWPGRHDLFMELSPLSSADIAISPVYAIGSIYLAALFIGVIMDIVLFFRVLSQPWSWENMARRIRAGPWRPGDAAWIFVLLILIQLSAGLIHWGGIKLGWFAADAKDTAAALVQGLLFHGIALLIVCWFIRRRNISWNEAFGMGWRNLKPAAGRGLAGYLGIIPIVFFTSFLCQLFLYAAGYPVTLQDVVAVFMEPQSGWSLFFLLLLAVVVAPVVEETLFRGILLPVLMKKTGPGAAVVISSALFALVHQHLPSFAPLFVLAVVLSMLYISSGSLWTPIVLHSVFNGVSICILLLAMT